The nucleotide sequence CGACAATCACAAGGATCGTACCGAGCAGGTGATATTTGGTGCGATAGAGTCGCATTACCTTTTTCCGCATGACTATAAGTATACCCCAGAGAGATTATGGGGGTTGTGGATTTCGTCCTAGAGTTTATATTCCTGTGCTCCGGAATATTCGATACTTTTCGCTGCGATTTTCGCTCCCAACTCACAAGATTTTCGCAAGGACTGTCCTCGTGAGAGGCCGAAAAGAAGCCCCGAGCGATACGCATCGCCCGCGCCTGTTGTTCCAACAATCTTTTTTGGTTTTACTGCGCTTACTTTTTCTTTAGCGCCGTCCTTATGATAAACGATGCTTCCCTTGCTTCCTTTGGTTTCAATAAGAGTGGCCACTCCGAGTTTAAAGATTTCTTCTCGCGAGTATCCCAAAATACTTTCGGCTTGCTTGAATTCTACTTCGTTTCCTATGAAAATATCGGCGAGTTTCAGAGTTTTTTCAAGAAGTGTTTTATCGTAGAACACAGAAAGCACTTGGCCCGGATCAAAGATAATGGTTATTTCTTTCCCACACAGTTTTCGGAGCTCTTCTGTATGAGAAAGCATACTCTTACCAGTACCCGCAGAAACAATCGCATGCGACACCGTAGCAAGGACTGTCCTTGCTACAATTTTAGACAGAGGAAATTTTTCAATTACTTCGTGATAGCAATTTGGCTGCCACACTCCTACTTGCTGTCCTTTTTCATCAGACATTCCATAAAAATTCGCGGTAAAGCCGTTTTTATCAATAAAAACTTTAGGAATCACGCCATTAGAGAGTAAATGTTTGCGAAAACCATTGTCGAAATCTTTCCCTACCGCAGATACAAGAATCGGCTTTGCGCCAAGAAGCCCAAGGCCGTAAGCAATATTTCCTCCAGTTCCTCCGTATCGTTCGATCTTTCGCTTTGCCACAAACATCATATTTTGCTGGCTTTCGATAGGCATGACAATTTCATTCTGAATTTTCCCATGAATATCAAAAATCAGGTCGATTGCAAGCGAACCCGAAACAAGAATTTTGTTTTGTCTGTGACTTTTTGAAAACATTTAGAATGTACCTGATGGTCTTGAATGAATATCGAAAACTGTGATTTTTTTTGATTGCGAATTAAAAAGCATGTTACACTCCTGCACATCCCAAAAATCGTCCTCGAGTAAACGCCTAAGAGAAACAGACGTTTTCTCTAGAGTTTCGAATTCAGTATTCATTTGAGATCTTGTTTCGCTATCTATTTCAGTTTTGGCCCGCTCTATTAAACTTTCCAAATACCTATCGAGCCTAATTCCATC is from Candidatus Paceibacterota bacterium and encodes:
- a CDS encoding PfkB family carbohydrate kinase; translation: MFSKSHRQNKILVSGSLAIDLIFDIHGKIQNEIVMPIESQQNMMFVAKRKIERYGGTGGNIAYGLGLLGAKPILVSAVGKDFDNGFRKHLLSNGVIPKVFIDKNGFTANFYGMSDEKGQQVGVWQPNCYHEVIEKFPLSKIVARTVLATVSHAIVSAGTGKSMLSHTEELRKLCGKEITIIFDPGQVLSVFYDKTLLEKTLKLADIFIGNEVEFKQAESILGYSREEIFKLGVATLIETKGSKGSIVYHKDGAKEKVSAVKPKKIVGTTGAGDAYRSGLLFGLSRGQSLRKSCELGAKIAAKSIEYSGAQEYKL